Proteins encoded by one window of Bactrocera oleae isolate idBacOlea1 chromosome 4, idBacOlea1, whole genome shotgun sequence:
- the LOC138857051 gene encoding uncharacterized protein: MHRSKTADSLLPQLMLEFGIEVAIISEQYRIVQDGTWLEDITATAAIWVTESSGLKKTSSGRGNGFVWISNENITIISCYLTASDPISEFQAKLDAIEDAAHHTNRQLIIAEDFNAKAMKCGIPTTNSRGRKILDRAARLGPIVANRGSQTTFRRPGFNDTTPDITLVSEGFANQLREWKLLEDYTGSDHQYISYLIGPDKSQTTTKRRGTDKWNVSKLDSGKLLANIDKKIRQPCPK, from the coding sequence ATGCACAGAAGCAAAACCGCTGACTCCCTGCTACCACAGCTCATGCTGGAATTCGGAATCGAAGTAGCAATCATCAGCGAGCAATACAGGATAGTGCAAGACGGAACATGGTTGGAGGACATCACCGCAACAGCGGCAATATGGGTAACGGAAAGCAGCGGcttaaaaaaaacaagcagCGGGAGAGGAAATGGTTTTGTCTGGATAAGTAACGAAAACATCACGATAATTAGCTGCTACCTGACAGCGAGCGATCCTATTTCAGAATTCCAAGCAAAGCTCGATGCCATTGAGGATGCCGCGCATCACACAAATCGGCAGTTAATCATAGCCGAAGATTTCAACGCCAAGGCCATGAAATGCGGCATACCGACAACAAATTCGAGGGGACGCAAAATACTTGACAGGGCAGCTAGATTAGGACCTATCGTTGCCAATAGAGGATCCCAAACAACTTTCAGAAGGCCGGGATTCAACGACACAACCCCTGATATTACGCTGGTATCTGAAGGATTCGCAAACCAGCTACGCGAATGGAAATTGCTAGAAGACTACACAGGTAGCGATCACCAATACATATCCTACCTCATAGGTCCAGACAAAAGTCAAACAACAACCAAAAGAAGAGGAACGGATAAATGGAACGTTTCCAAGCTAGACTCAGGAAAGCTCCTCGCAAACATAGACAAAAAGATAAGACAGCCATGCCCAAAATAA